From Deinococcus misasensis DSM 22328, the proteins below share one genomic window:
- a CDS encoding helix-turn-helix domain-containing protein, producing the protein MGSKVKVRPLSETEVQHIQDQLKSKDAFTVRRSQILLASHEGQVVSQIARSLRIATQTVRNTFRAFEADGLASLHEQS; encoded by the coding sequence ATGGGCAGCAAAGTCAAAGTCCGACCCCTCAGCGAAACAGAAGTCCAGCACATCCAAGATCAGCTCAAATCCAAAGACGCCTTCACGGTGCGGCGCAGCCAGATTCTGCTGGCCAGCCATGAGGGTCAGGTGGTCTCCCAAATTGCCAGGTCCCTGAGAATCGCCACCCAAACAGTACGCAACACTTTTAGAGCTTTTGAAGCAGACGGTTTAGCGAGCCTACACGAACAATCCCA
- a CDS encoding carboxymuconolactone decarboxylase family protein: MTDDGHLHNLTCDPAFVSTYPEIARAYRELGEAVHLEGPLNERERRLVKLALSVGFQQEGAVHSQTRKGVQSGLTAEDIRHVVLLGMTTLGFPKTIAALSWVEDILQENES, from the coding sequence GTGACAGATGACGGACATCTTCACAATCTCACTTGTGATCCTGCATTTGTCAGCACCTATCCAGAGATTGCCCGTGCATACCGTGAACTGGGTGAAGCCGTCCATCTGGAAGGTCCTTTGAATGAACGTGAAAGAAGACTGGTGAAACTCGCCCTTTCGGTGGGTTTTCAGCAGGAAGGGGCTGTGCACAGCCAGACCCGCAAAGGTGTGCAAAGTGGCCTCACAGCAGAGGACATCCGTCATGTGGTGTTGTTGGGCATGACCACTCTGGGTTTTCCAAAGACCATTGCTGCCCTCTCATGGGTGGAGGACATTTTGCAGGAAAACGAAAGCTGA
- a CDS encoding CPBP family intramembrane glutamic endopeptidase has translation MSVFAALAFVFSWLIWMPRVVANLQGIPDPLPYLHFVGSLGPALSALFVCVLVAPSQLKTLQKNILHVNVGWTGWLLALSPLLLMVLALPFTPMVLWGNFLKVQEYPHLPFAALVLCEVLFYGFGEEVGWRGFLYPLLKERFSGLKASLLVLPFWAVWHLPLILTNPTYQSMGPMLLGWLFSLTCGALLTAWLYEKTRGSLPVLAVFHGLLDIAMVNLGVGPLMLNVMGAITTLAGIWAGIDLWKQGRQNLPQK, from the coding sequence GTGAGCGTTTTTGCTGCTCTGGCTTTCGTTTTTTCATGGCTGATCTGGATGCCCAGAGTGGTGGCCAACCTGCAAGGAATCCCTGATCCCCTTCCCTATTTGCATTTTGTGGGAAGCCTCGGACCTGCCCTGTCGGCATTGTTCGTGTGCGTACTGGTGGCCCCTTCTCAATTGAAGACCCTGCAAAAAAACATCCTGCATGTGAATGTGGGCTGGACAGGGTGGCTTTTGGCCCTCAGTCCTCTGCTGCTGATGGTGCTGGCTTTGCCTTTCACGCCCATGGTCTTGTGGGGCAATTTCTTGAAAGTACAGGAGTACCCCCATTTACCTTTTGCTGCACTGGTGCTGTGTGAGGTGCTGTTTTATGGTTTTGGTGAGGAGGTCGGCTGGCGCGGATTTCTGTATCCACTCCTCAAAGAGCGTTTCTCTGGCCTGAAGGCATCCCTGCTGGTGTTGCCTTTCTGGGCCGTCTGGCACCTGCCCCTGATCCTGACCAACCCCACCTACCAGAGCATGGGACCGATGCTTTTGGGATGGTTGTTCAGCCTGACCTGTGGGGCTTTGCTCACCGCATGGCTCTATGAAAAAACCCGTGGGAGCCTGCCTGTGCTGGCGGTGTTCCACGGGCTTTTGGACATTGCCATGGTGAACCTCGGGGTGGGACCCCTCATGCTGAATGTGATGGGAGCCATCACCACCCTCGCAGGGATCTGGGCTGGAATCGACCTCTGGAAACAGGGACGCCAGAATCTTCCCCAAAAATAA
- a CDS encoding LysR family transcriptional regulator, producing the protein MIEVRLLRYFVAVADELHFGRAAQALHLAPQPLSQAIKRLEDQLGVVLFRRTSRKVELTLPGEVFYARSKHLLQQLDEAIELTRKVAEGGAGTLSIGYLPSAVPEVLPTFLRACQALPHLELQLHELTVRDLLSRIQKGQLDAGIVTAVGLPEGLQHLDLQQHSLALAVPKGHPLAEHAVVSRKSAQQVPLIGYDWQHCPELQALLDEVVPVGHRTHDFVQKVMSEQSALALVQAGMGAAVVTRGQQQHAPASVSFLDFDPPVQCTFQLVWKAGNHPALKGLIQMLQEHLNIQHPN; encoded by the coding sequence ATGATCGAGGTCCGTTTGTTGCGTTATTTTGTTGCCGTGGCCGATGAATTGCACTTTGGACGTGCAGCACAGGCTCTGCACCTTGCACCACAACCGCTCAGTCAGGCCATCAAACGCCTTGAGGACCAACTCGGGGTGGTGTTGTTCAGGCGCACTTCACGCAAAGTGGAACTGACCCTGCCCGGAGAGGTGTTTTATGCCCGCAGCAAACACCTGCTGCAACAGCTCGATGAAGCCATCGAATTGACCCGCAAAGTGGCCGAAGGTGGAGCCGGAACCCTGAGCATCGGATACCTTCCTTCGGCTGTCCCAGAGGTGCTTCCCACCTTCCTGCGTGCATGTCAGGCCCTCCCCCATCTGGAATTGCAACTGCATGAATTGACGGTCCGGGACCTCCTCTCACGCATTCAAAAGGGGCAACTGGATGCAGGCATTGTGACTGCTGTGGGTCTTCCAGAGGGATTACAGCATCTGGATTTGCAGCAGCATTCTTTGGCTCTGGCTGTTCCCAAAGGGCACCCTCTGGCTGAACATGCGGTGGTGTCACGCAAATCTGCCCAGCAGGTACCCCTGATCGGCTATGACTGGCAACATTGCCCGGAGTTGCAGGCTTTGCTGGACGAGGTGGTCCCGGTCGGCCACCGCACCCACGATTTCGTGCAAAAGGTGATGTCGGAACAAAGCGCTCTGGCTCTGGTGCAGGCTGGAATGGGTGCGGCTGTGGTGACCCGAGGGCAACAGCAACATGCACCTGCTTCGGTCAGCTTTCTGGATTTTGATCCTCCTGTGCAGTGTACTTTTCAGCTGGTGTGGAAGGCAGGCAACCATCCTGCACTGAAAGGATTGATCCAGATGCTGCAAGAACACTTGAACATCCAACATCCAAACTGA
- a CDS encoding NAD(P)/FAD-dependent oxidoreductase — protein sequence MEGSTHVPLIVVGSGPAGLTAALYAARARVNPLVIRGPLPGGQVTHSQQIDNFPGFPEGISGFELATRMEEHASTYGARFHDAFVTRVDLQKTPYRLYTDDGLLWTADALILCTGATPRALGVPGESLAGVEHCATCDGPLYADRTVVVVGGGSTAFTDALQLSHYAREVLLVHRSDRYRAEQVLQEQVQNTSNIQLLPHHTVQSILGTEQVQAVQLKNAHSTFVLPTDAVFVCIGSVPNTWLFEGQLRLDQQGLILTNAFMQTSLVGVYAAGEVQESQFKQAITSAGDGARAALHAIQHLHLSRSMS from the coding sequence GTGGAGGGTTCGACCCATGTTCCCCTGATTGTGGTGGGCTCCGGTCCTGCTGGACTGACCGCTGCCCTTTATGCTGCCCGAGCGAGGGTGAACCCTCTGGTCATCCGTGGACCTCTGCCCGGAGGACAGGTCACCCACTCGCAGCAGATCGACAATTTTCCCGGCTTTCCAGAAGGCATTTCTGGATTTGAACTGGCCACACGCATGGAAGAACACGCCAGCACATATGGTGCCCGCTTTCACGATGCTTTCGTGACCCGTGTGGACCTGCAAAAAACACCTTATCGCCTTTACACCGATGACGGTTTGCTCTGGACTGCTGATGCCTTGATCCTGTGCACTGGAGCCACCCCCAGAGCGCTCGGGGTGCCCGGTGAATCCCTTGCTGGTGTCGAGCATTGTGCCACCTGCGATGGTCCCCTGTATGCAGACCGGACGGTGGTGGTGGTTGGAGGAGGGAGCACCGCATTCACCGATGCCCTCCAGTTGTCCCACTATGCCCGAGAGGTGCTTTTGGTTCACCGCTCTGATCGCTACCGTGCCGAGCAGGTGCTGCAAGAACAGGTGCAAAACACCTCCAACATCCAACTGCTGCCCCACCACACCGTGCAGTCCATTCTGGGCACCGAGCAGGTGCAAGCCGTCCAACTGAAAAACGCCCATTCCACTTTCGTTTTGCCCACCGATGCGGTTTTTGTGTGCATCGGTTCGGTGCCCAACACGTGGCTTTTTGAAGGCCAATTGCGGTTGGATCAGCAAGGTTTGATCCTGACCAATGCCTTCATGCAAACCTCTCTGGTTGGGGTTTATGCCGCAGGAGAGGTGCAGGAAAGCCAATTCAAGCAGGCGATCACCAGCGCAGGAGACGGTGCCAGAGCTGCCCTGCACGCCATTCAACACCTTCATCTTTCAAGGAGCATGTCATGA
- a CDS encoding peroxiredoxin family protein → MTRPLTQLAPTFQLQTSHGPVQLVDYRGKQKVLMYFMREFNCPMCTKVVLHLKRMHPELQAHNIQVLVLGGGDEKAAHTLQKRFDLPFPVAADPNRNIYRAYSLEKTLGLLQWNGTVLVDLDGKIVYQRVSQRPGGSFDEVELKTHW, encoded by the coding sequence ATGACCCGCCCCCTCACCCAGCTTGCCCCCACCTTTCAATTGCAAACCAGCCACGGACCTGTTCAACTGGTGGATTACCGTGGAAAACAAAAAGTGCTGATGTATTTCATGCGTGAATTCAACTGTCCAATGTGCACCAAGGTCGTGTTGCACCTCAAACGCATGCATCCAGAGCTTCAGGCCCACAACATTCAGGTGCTGGTTCTGGGTGGAGGAGACGAGAAAGCCGCCCACACCTTGCAGAAACGCTTTGATTTGCCGTTTCCTGTGGCTGCAGACCCCAACCGCAACATCTACCGGGCATACAGTCTGGAAAAAACCCTCGGGCTTCTGCAGTGGAACGGCACCGTTCTGGTGGATCTGGATGGAAAAATCGTCTACCAGAGGGTTTCACAGAGACCCGGAGGCAGTTTTGACGAGGTGGAATTGAAAACCCACTGGTGA
- a CDS encoding DUF2278 family protein: protein MPIDYWIAKTRIVAQRSANRQSGSVHHRVHGQTFLNGQVRDLQLAINVLSRASSTHPEDSHVRFLIEPDFQHPLTLHLENHFQQEAEKILTTRPLTRAERQFLEVGALALRPAPTHTEIRLDYVRSGLFDPALMQTLPPSAPGKLDDLQDHLRVLFSKARDQRGAFVYVFGEMWMPKPFDPGRPPVFPFEEDPGRQFGLHDIHMNQGNEPRFKAADGIHQDGGLLFHFPHENRWVGVFLAFQNQSWYTDDQSGHALD, encoded by the coding sequence ATGCCGATCGATTACTGGATTGCCAAAACCCGCATTGTTGCACAGCGTTCGGCCAACCGCCAGAGCGGATCGGTGCACCATCGGGTGCATGGGCAGACCTTTTTGAACGGTCAGGTGCGTGACCTGCAACTGGCCATCAATGTGCTGTCCAGAGCGAGCAGCACACACCCTGAGGACAGCCATGTGCGCTTCTTGATTGAACCGGACTTTCAGCATCCACTGACCCTGCATCTGGAAAACCACTTCCAGCAGGAGGCCGAAAAAATCCTGACCACCAGACCGCTCACCAGAGCAGAACGCCAGTTTCTGGAAGTGGGGGCTTTGGCCTTGCGCCCCGCACCTACCCACACCGAAATTCGGCTGGATTATGTGCGCTCGGGGCTGTTTGATCCAGCCCTGATGCAAACTTTGCCTCCTTCTGCACCCGGAAAACTGGACGATTTGCAGGACCACCTCAGGGTCCTGTTCAGCAAGGCCAGAGACCAGAGGGGGGCTTTCGTGTATGTGTTTGGCGAAATGTGGATGCCGAAGCCTTTCGATCCGGGCAGGCCACCCGTTTTCCCTTTTGAGGAGGATCCGGGCAGGCAATTTGGCCTCCATGACATCCACATGAATCAGGGCAACGAACCGCGTTTCAAAGCCGCCGATGGGATCCATCAGGATGGAGGGCTCTTGTTCCACTTTCCGCACGAAAACCGCTGGGTGGGGGTGTTTCTGGCCTTTCAGAACCAGTCCTGGTACACCGATGACCAGAGTGGGCACGCTCTGGATTAG
- a CDS encoding serine/threonine-protein kinase, with protein sequence MPVICPHCHNTLSDDPNRCPICGWLLKVHLPVGTKLHGGKYTVGRVLGRGGFGITYLGANTFLGRTVAIKELYVDGMTTRGNASQVVASQMESFEQEKARFSREAQLLTGFDHPNIVKVLDGFEENNTGYLVMEHLTGQTLAEHIHEHGKLTPHQALEVCLQVIEALDTVHRAGMLHRDIKPENIFMASGGRVVLIDFGTARHFEANKTSNHTRMVTPGYAPLEQYATAAKTGAYTDFYSLAATLYHALLGKAPPASIDRVTGATLEPLPLPEKHPLRSMILRSLSLQIQDRPQSAAEIRQLLGGQKAPPSKPTLPEPSADEMYARGVKHQQGEGVPRDEKVAAQWYRRAADQGHPSAQNDLGFLYMKGRGVVQSHTEAARLFRAAAEQGHAIAQYNLAVLYEHGTGVTQSLVQAFDWYRKAARQNHLKAQTKLARMYEKGLGVPVDFKEALLWYEKAADQGDVGAQFTLGQLEEQQNNLPQALFWYQKAAQQAHRDAQFKVAGMYAEGKGTSIQLHQAAYWYRKAADQGHLEALHQYGLCLEQGLGIAQDGHQALKCFEKAAQGGVLDAQFKMGLLLDEGTLVKPEPAQAALWYRRAADQGHLVAQNNLAMLYEHGRGVMQSLAQAFQWYRLAAQGGNATAQYNLALLYEEGRGVEQDHNQAFRWFLKSAEQGESEAQFSLGQLLEKGHGVPRDDALAFEWHKKAADQNHSEALLQLGRMYEQGRGTFKDRQLAIECYQLAQDQGSEEAADRLRKLLKPRWKIF encoded by the coding sequence ATGCCTGTGATCTGTCCGCACTGCCACAACACCCTCTCTGACGACCCCAACCGATGCCCAATCTGTGGCTGGCTTCTGAAAGTCCACCTGCCTGTGGGCACCAAACTGCACGGGGGAAAATACACCGTCGGCAGGGTTCTGGGACGGGGAGGCTTTGGCATCACCTACCTCGGGGCCAACACCTTTTTAGGGCGAACAGTTGCCATCAAAGAGCTGTATGTGGACGGCATGACCACTCGGGGCAACGCAAGTCAGGTGGTCGCCTCGCAAATGGAAAGCTTCGAGCAAGAAAAAGCCCGCTTTTCCAGAGAAGCCCAACTGCTGACGGGTTTTGACCACCCCAACATCGTGAAGGTGCTGGATGGCTTTGAGGAAAACAACACCGGTTATCTGGTGATGGAGCACCTGACCGGACAGACCCTTGCAGAGCACATCCACGAACATGGCAAACTGACCCCACATCAGGCTCTGGAAGTGTGTTTGCAAGTGATTGAGGCGCTGGACACCGTACACCGGGCCGGAATGCTGCACCGCGACATCAAACCCGAGAACATTTTCATGGCCTCTGGAGGTCGGGTGGTCCTGATTGATTTTGGCACAGCACGCCACTTCGAGGCCAACAAAACCAGCAACCACACGCGCATGGTCACGCCGGGTTACGCCCCTCTGGAGCAGTACGCCACCGCTGCAAAAACCGGAGCTTACACAGATTTTTACTCTCTGGCTGCCACCCTGTACCATGCCTTGCTGGGAAAAGCACCTCCTGCCTCCATTGACCGGGTGACTGGAGCCACTCTGGAGCCCCTCCCGTTGCCAGAGAAACATCCGCTGAGAAGCATGATCTTGCGGTCCCTGTCTTTGCAAATTCAGGACCGACCCCAGAGTGCAGCAGAGATCCGCCAGTTGCTGGGAGGTCAGAAAGCCCCTCCGTCCAAACCCACCCTTCCTGAGCCTTCCGCAGATGAGATGTACGCCAGAGGGGTCAAACACCAGCAAGGCGAGGGGGTCCCCAGAGACGAAAAAGTGGCGGCCCAGTGGTACCGCAGGGCCGCAGATCAGGGGCACCCCTCTGCACAAAACGACCTCGGGTTCCTGTACATGAAAGGGCGTGGGGTGGTGCAAAGCCACACCGAGGCGGCAAGGCTTTTTCGTGCAGCAGCAGAGCAAGGACACGCCATTGCCCAGTACAATCTGGCAGTGCTGTACGAGCATGGCACCGGAGTCACCCAGAGTCTGGTGCAAGCCTTTGACTGGTACCGCAAAGCCGCAAGGCAAAACCATCTGAAAGCCCAGACCAAACTGGCCCGCATGTACGAAAAGGGCCTCGGGGTGCCTGTGGACTTCAAAGAAGCCCTGCTCTGGTACGAAAAAGCCGCCGATCAGGGGGATGTGGGGGCACAATTCACCCTTGGGCAACTGGAGGAACAGCAGAACAACCTGCCTCAGGCCCTGTTCTGGTACCAGAAGGCTGCGCAGCAAGCCCACAGGGACGCGCAGTTCAAAGTGGCAGGCATGTACGCAGAAGGCAAAGGAACCTCCATCCAGTTGCATCAGGCAGCGTACTGGTACCGCAAAGCCGCCGATCAGGGGCATCTGGAAGCCTTGCACCAGTACGGGCTTTGCCTTGAGCAGGGTCTGGGCATCGCACAAGACGGGCATCAGGCCCTCAAATGCTTTGAGAAAGCCGCTCAGGGAGGGGTGCTGGATGCACAGTTCAAAATGGGCCTCCTGCTCGATGAAGGGACCCTTGTGAAACCCGAGCCTGCACAGGCTGCGCTCTGGTACAGGCGGGCAGCGGATCAGGGGCATCTGGTGGCCCAGAACAACCTTGCAATGCTGTACGAGCACGGTAGAGGGGTGATGCAAAGTCTCGCGCAGGCCTTCCAATGGTACAGGCTTGCTGCACAGGGAGGCAACGCCACCGCACAGTACAATCTGGCCCTGCTCTACGAAGAAGGCAGAGGGGTCGAACAGGACCACAATCAGGCTTTCCGTTGGTTCCTCAAATCCGCAGAGCAAGGCGAATCCGAAGCCCAGTTCAGCCTCGGGCAGTTGCTGGAAAAAGGACATGGCGTGCCCAGAGACGACGCACTGGCCTTCGAGTGGCACAAAAAAGCCGCCGATCAAAACCACAGCGAAGCCCTCTTGCAGCTCGGGCGCATGTACGAGCAGGGAAGGGGCACCTTCAAGGACCGCCAGTTGGCCATCGAGTGCTACCAGTTGGCCCAAGATCAGGGGTCTGAAGAGGCTGCAGACCGTTTGCGAAAATTGCTCAAACCCCGCTGGAAGATTTTTTAG
- a CDS encoding M23 family metallopeptidase, which translates to MSFKPLFVVLAVLCAASNAMAKTVYTVKTGDTLSRIAQKQGVNMDAIRDLNPSLKNPNSLRVGQKIVLPNKIKKAAQQKSTIKKASYGQSSGWMWPVNGRITSGFGYRNIWVAGSNYHPAIDIAAATGTPVIASRGGVVRTAKFDNTGYGFTIVIDHGDGWSTRYSHNSRLLVSAGMVVEAGQRIALVGSTGFSTGAHLDFRVYKNGSELNPLNLLSRR; encoded by the coding sequence ATGTCCTTCAAACCCCTTTTCGTCGTGCTCGCCGTCCTTTGTGCTGCCTCAAACGCAATGGCCAAAACGGTGTACACCGTCAAAACCGGCGACACCCTGAGCCGCATCGCTCAGAAGCAGGGTGTCAACATGGACGCCATCCGCGACCTGAACCCCTCCCTGAAAAACCCCAACAGCCTGAGGGTGGGCCAGAAAATTGTGCTGCCCAACAAAATCAAAAAGGCAGCCCAGCAAAAAAGCACCATCAAAAAAGCCAGTTACGGGCAGAGCAGTGGCTGGATGTGGCCGGTCAATGGGCGCATCACCAGTGGTTTTGGTTACCGCAACATCTGGGTGGCCGGCAGCAACTACCACCCTGCCATTGACATTGCAGCAGCCACGGGAACCCCTGTGATCGCTTCCAGAGGAGGCGTGGTGCGCACCGCCAAATTTGACAACACCGGATACGGCTTCACAATCGTGATCGACCATGGAGACGGATGGAGCACCCGTTACAGCCACAACAGCCGCCTGCTGGTCTCTGCAGGCATGGTGGTGGAGGCCGGACAGCGCATCGCTCTGGTGGGTTCCACCGGGTTTTCCACAGGCGCACACCTCGACTTCCGCGTGTACAAAAACGGCAGTGAGCTGAATCCCCTGAACCTGCTGTCCCGCAGGTGA
- a CDS encoding PulJ/GspJ family protein — protein MKQAGVTLVEMLISMLMLGFILTMVMSIESNTLQFSSRQQDNSAQLTSLVEATGYMGDMVRQSTSFQTSMTVNGLACSITSTTNPCFGIMVPVSQGSDTANPSKIDAYLMLVYRMEDRSTLPTEYKNTNSWADSNTWVIKEYRSVVCQAGACPATAPTAPTNISNASWYLVADQISKVQANGTTYTPFIRSTTNLSQFTLRLQSASRVMNKTRYVPISGPQSLNITMRN, from the coding sequence ATGAAACAGGCTGGCGTGACCCTTGTGGAGATGCTGATCTCCATGCTGATGCTGGGTTTCATCCTCACCATGGTGATGTCCATCGAGTCCAACACCTTGCAATTCAGCAGCAGACAGCAAGACAATTCTGCGCAGCTGACCTCTCTGGTGGAAGCGACAGGTTACATGGGCGACATGGTGCGACAGTCCACATCCTTTCAAACCTCCATGACCGTCAACGGTCTGGCCTGCAGCATCACCAGCACAACCAATCCTTGCTTTGGCATCATGGTTCCTGTTTCGCAGGGCAGCGATACCGCCAACCCTTCCAAAATTGATGCTTACCTGATGCTGGTGTACCGAATGGAAGACCGCAGCACGCTCCCTACAGAATACAAAAACACCAACAGTTGGGCAGACAGCAACACCTGGGTGATCAAAGAGTACCGTTCTGTGGTGTGCCAGGCTGGAGCCTGTCCTGCAACTGCTCCCACTGCTCCCACCAACATCAGCAATGCATCGTGGTACCTTGTGGCAGACCAGATTTCCAAAGTGCAAGCCAATGGAACCACCTACACCCCTTTCATACGAAGCACCACGAACCTGTCTCAATTCACTTTGAGGTTGCAATCGGCATCACGGGTCATGAACAAAACCCGCTATGTGCCCATCTCTGGACCCCAATCCCTGAACATCACGATGCGCAACTGA
- a CDS encoding prepilin-type N-terminal cleavage/methylation domain-containing protein, which yields MKQTQQGLTLIEILVSLVVVLLISALSLQVIPISKINRDANVDQTVTLRVKAYMEDLSFAMQTKTTFDTASTTNPPIAQFVSGIYTCVPVFSDPDNITAPGVALRKRVVLTCTAPKKSNLVFATEFGRPE from the coding sequence ATGAAACAAACCCAACAGGGTCTGACCCTCATTGAAATTCTGGTCAGTCTGGTGGTAGTGCTGTTGATCAGTGCCCTTTCACTGCAAGTGATTCCCATCAGCAAAATCAATCGGGACGCCAATGTGGACCAGACCGTGACTTTGCGGGTGAAGGCTTACATGGAAGACCTGTCTTTTGCCATGCAAACCAAAACCACTTTTGACACGGCCTCCACCACCAATCCCCCCATCGCACAATTTGTTTCAGGCATTTACACCTGCGTCCCTGTCTTTTCTGATCCAGACAACATCACTGCACCCGGTGTGGCCCTGCGGAAACGGGTGGTGCTCACATGCACTGCACCCAAGAAATCAAATTTGGTGTTTGCAACTGAATTTGGGAGGCCCGAATGA
- a CDS encoding pilus assembly FimT family protein, whose protein sequence is MITSHRTSGFTLLEMLVVMAIMAVLTAIVWGPTNRYLVQTKVKEAAQQFASDVQSQHFEAKRLNTTRTIEVTASSRTYKISNVNYRLPDGVVFSSSSTGTVTFHGPYGTTLPTSGTAGPNLQSFTLVSSQNASVTRTVTVVGLIGKVIVK, encoded by the coding sequence ATGATCACTTCACACCGCACCTCTGGATTCACTTTGCTGGAAATGCTGGTCGTGATGGCCATCATGGCCGTGCTCACTGCAATCGTCTGGGGACCAACCAACCGGTATCTGGTCCAAACAAAAGTGAAAGAAGCCGCTCAGCAATTTGCCAGCGATGTGCAATCCCAGCATTTCGAAGCCAAACGCCTGAACACCACCAGAACAATTGAAGTCACAGCGTCCAGCAGAACCTACAAAATCAGCAATGTCAATTACAGGTTGCCTGATGGAGTGGTTTTCTCTTCAAGCTCAACAGGCACTGTGACATTCCATGGTCCTTATGGCACCACCCTTCCGACCTCAGGCACAGCAGGTCCCAACCTGCAGTCTTTCACTCTGGTCTCTTCACAGAACGCATCCGTCACCCGCACCGTGACTGTGGTGGGTCTGATTGGCAAGGTGATTGTCAAATGA